The segment TGCAGCGTTACCCTACCGTTCTGAAAGAACTTTCACCGGAGCAGCAGGAAGACATGACTAAGTTGCTGGACCGCCTTGAAGAAGACGATGACGTGCAGGCCGTGTACCACAACATGAAAGAAGACGCCGAAGACGAATAAACCTGTTTGGTGCGTGTTTTCTTAAAACAGCTTCAAAAAAACATAAACAGAGAGGCCCGCTTCTAAAAAGCGGGCCTCTCTGTTTATACCAGTGTATTTGCTTGTTTAATCTGCCAGGAATTTTTCAACCTAAAGAGTTCAGGCTCTTTCTAACCAAGGCAAAGCTTCTTCTTTTGTAGGGAACGACTCCACTTCAAAACTGAATCTCGCATTCTGTTTGAAGCTTTGCACATGTGCTTCTCTTATAGAACTATCAGTGATTAACCGCGCAAGCTTTCTAAGCCTGGTTGTAAGCAAGTTGTTGGCGAACTTTCCGGCTATCTCATCATATTCCTTTTGTCCAACCGCTATTACGGCACTTCTTGCGTCAATAAGCAGATTTTTGATGTCGTAGCTTCTCACAGCTTCCACTATACTGTCAAGGGTATAGTGCAACTCTGGAATGGCGTACTCTTCAAAATCAGGCCACTCTACCATGAGCACATCTTTGGCAGGGTCGTATTCAAGCTTCAATAGCTTATTGGGTATTATCATAGGAGGTTAATTCCTGTCTTGGGAGAAATTGCTTGAAGGTATTGTTATCAAAGTTCATGCCTAAGATTGCATCCAAGCTAGCGCCTCTTCCTGTTTTACAAAGTAATGGGTATCAAAGGTAGTCGCATCTTTTGCCTCTACAATTATAGTAGAGATAGCCAAATGGCTGTAAAGGTCTTCAGGAATGACCACAGCCATTTTTACCAAACCCACCTTTGAAAGTTCAGGGAATAAAAATTCGCTTGTCCATTTCTGGTCTGCAGGCTGCAGTCTGGCAAATTTAGATGTGTCGGCTAGCCAATACCTAAGCTGTAGAGCAGTCACTCTCTCTAACCCCCAGGTGCATCCTTGTCTGTACTGTTCAGAAGTGAACTCACTAGACCAATGCAAGCTTATGACAGACGCTTTCTCATCAACTTCTACACTTAAAAACGGGAATTCCTTTATTCTCATCATAACAGCATTGGCAATAAAGTCTAGGCAAGGTAGAACAATTCTGAAGGAAAGCTTTCTTACTAAGTAAGGATGGCTTCAGAAGAATACTTTCTCTCGTAAGAATAGGCATGGGTCAACTTTGTATTGACAATCTTCAACCAAGTAGTTTGACATGAAAAACCAGTGCTCACTTAGTCTACTACAGTTTGCACGCAAATCCTTCTAAAAGGTAGAAGTGAGAATAGGAGAACATCAACAGATTTACTTTTTCAGCAAAGTTGCAATTCCGTAGACCATTAAACTTACCACTGATACAATTCCTCCAATAAAGGCTAGATACATGAAGGGATACATAGTTCTCATGATAATTTGATCAAACACATCTTCGTAAAAGGTTGCACCTATTGCTTTTGAGACAAGCAAGGATTAAATAATTGGTAAGAAACTTAATACCAAAACCAATAGAAGTGCTTTTGGGGGTGAATGCCAATACTTCTTTAGTAAACCTCCCAATAGCAACACCATTACGCCTAAAGGCAAAAAGAAACTCCAACTCATTGTAAGAAATGATAAGGACAATTACCTACTGTGCCACCACTGGCTTCGCCATGACCTCACCGCAGTTGGAGCAGGTACGTTTTTCGTCTGAGGCCCAGAAGGCGTTCATGACCACGGGCAATTGTCCCACGATGTCGGATACCGGAATAAACTCTTCGTACAGTTTGTTGTTGCAGTTCTCGCAGTACCATTGAAAACCGTCCATCTCACTTTCATTACGGTAGCGCTCCATCACCAGACCTACGGTATTTGGGCCACGGCGCGGAGAGTGCGGTACATTAGGTGGAAGCAGGAAAATATCGCCTTCGTTGATGTGGATGTCTTTGAACTCACCGTTGTCAATGACTTTGAGCACGATGTCGCCCTCCAATTGAAAGAAGAACTCTTCGCCGTTGTTGATGTGGTAATCTTTGCGCGAGTTAGGTCCGCCCACCACCATTACAATAAAGTCTTTGTTGTCTTTGTACACCTGTTGGTTGCCCACCGGCGGCTTAAGCAGGTGGCGGTGTTCCTCTATCCATTTCTTGAAGTTGAAGGCAGGTTGTAAGGCCATAAAAGTAGCGTTTGAGTACAGAATGCGTCTTTGATTTCAATCAGAGACTGCTCCAAGGTACGAAACCTCCTGCAGAAAAGATAGGCGCCGCTTTGAAGCCGTTTTCAGAAAAGCAGCCCTGAAACACCCATTCCGCTGATCCATAATAATCTGTACATTTACCTCTATGGATCTGAATTTACAGCACAAGCACGCCGTGGTCTGCGGCAGTACACAGGGCATCGGGAAAGCGGTGGCTCTGGAGTTAGCGTTATTAGGCGCCACAGTTACTTTAGTAGCCCGCAACGAAGAACGCCTGCAGGAAACGGTGAAAGAACTTTCCACTGAAGCCAGCCAGCAACACCAGTACGTAGTGGCAGATTTCAGCCGGCCCCGGGAAGTGCAGGAGCGTTTAGAGGCTTATTTGGCAAAATTAGGCCAAGCGCATATTCTCGTCAACAACACCGGTGGCCCTGCGGGTGGACCAGCGTTGGATGCGGCTTTGGAAGAGTTTGAGAATGCCTTCGCAGCACACTTGTTGTCTAATCACGTGCTGGTACAAGCGGTGGTGCCGTACATGAAAGAGGCCGGGTTTGGCCGTATCATCAACATCATCTCTACCTCGGTGAAGCAGCCTATCAAAGGGCTGGGCGTGTCCAATACCATCAGGGGAGCCGTGGCCAACTGGGCGAAGACGCTTTCCTTCGAACTGGCTCCTTTCGGGATTACCGTAAACAACGTGCTGCCCGGCGCCACGCTTACTGCCCGCCACCACTCTCTCATTGAAACCAGGATGCAGAAAACCGGCCTTCGGCGAGAAGAAATAGAGAAAGAGATGCTGGCCGGCATTCCCGCCAACCGATTCGCGGAGCCTGCCGAGGTTGCCGCTGCCGCTGCGTTTCTGGCCTCGCCCGCCGCAGGTTATATCAATGGCATCAACGTGCCGGTAGACGGCGGACGATTAGGTAACCTGTAACCAGAACAGACGAAGACCTTCAAACCCGAGGGCCGTGAAACAGAAGAAACTTAACTTTTATTTAAGCCTGTACCAAGCCGTTGGGTTTTCACTGGTCTCTCTGGTGTTCACCATCATGTGGATCAGGGAAGGAGGGATGGCCGTTTACCTGATCTTCTTCATGGCGCTTCTGTTTCTGCCGTTTTTACTGTTGTCCATTTCAGAACTCCTTAAACCTTTGCTCGGGAACCAAAACATCAAGCTGTGCATCTATCTCGCATTGGTCTTTCTGGTGATTCCTGCGTTGGCGCTGCCCTTCTTCTTTGAATTAGGCGGATTCCTGATCGCGGTTTTTTGTGTATGCTTCGCCGGAGCAGTAGGACTGCTGAAAGACTGGCACCAGAAATTATTGGTGATAAATGTGTTGGGAGGCCTGATCCTTTCTGCGATCATCGTGTATCTGTTTTGGAGTATAGCCAACTACATGAACTGATCTCGGCCTTGAGAAACACCTTCTTTTACTACTGCTCTTAGAACAAATTGCCACCTATGCTGCACCTCCAGAACTACATCAACGGTACTTTCCTAGCACCAGTATCCGGAGCCTATCTGCCCAATATCAATCCAGCCACCGGAGAGGTATACTCGCAAATTCCTGATTCTGATGAGCGTGATGTGCAGGCAGCAGTGGAAGCAGCGCAGGCAGCGTTTCCAGCATGGTCTGCGTTTTCTGCGGAGAAACGGGGCCGTTTTCTGATAAAGTTGTCAGAACTGATTGACCAGAACTTAGAACGCCTGGCCAAAGCGGAGACCACCGACAACGGCAAACCGCTTTCGCTCTCCAGAACCGTTGACATTCCTAGGGCCAGCAGCAACCTGTATTTCTTCGGGACAGGCGTGCAACACTTCGCCTCAGAGGCCCATTCCATGGAAGGTGTGGCGGTGAACTATACGGTGCGTAAACCTTTAGGCGTGGTGGCCTGTATTTCCCCGTGGAACCTTCCGCTGTATCTCTTCACCTGGAAGATTGCCCCCGCCCTGGCTGCCGGGAACTGCGTGGTGGCTAAACCTTCGGAGATCACGCCGTACACTGCCCATCTACTAGCTGAACTTTGTGTAGAAGCAGGTTTACCCGCGGGGGTACTGAACATCGTGCACGGTACCGGTCCAAAAGCAGGAGCTGCCATGTGCGAGCACCCCGAGGTCAAGGCCATCTCTTTCACTGGCGGCACCCAAACTGGCAAAACTATCGCGCGCACGGCTGCGCCGATGTTCAAGAAATTGTCCCTGGAACTGGGCGGCAAGAACGCCACTGTCATCTTCGCAGATTGTGATTTCGAGAAAACGGTGAGCACCGCCTTGCAGGCTGCCTTTGCGAACCAAGGACAGATCTGCCTCTGCGGCTCACGCATTCTGGTGGAGCGCCCGCTGTATGACCGTTTCAAGGCTGCTTTTTTGGAAAGAGTCAAAAATCTGACCGTAGGCGATCCGATGGAGGAAGGCTCCCGGATGGGCGCGCTTGTTTCAGAGGTGCATCTACAAAAAGTGCAGAACTACATCGCTTTGGCGCAGGAAGAAGGTGGCACGCTGCTCACCGGCGGCGAACGGGTGTACATGAAAGGACGCTGTGCCAACGGCTACTTCCTGCAACCCACCGTTTTTGAAGGCCTTCCCCACACCTGCCGCACCAACACCGAGGAAATCTTCGGACCGGTAGTCACGTTGATGCCGTTTGATACTGAGGAAGAGGCCCTCACCTATGCTAATTACACGCAATATGGGTTAGCGGCCTCCGTTTGGACGCAAGACCTCACCCGTGCCCACCGGGTGGCGCATCAACTGCAATCGGGTATTGTATGGGTTAATACCTGGTTGCTTCGGGATTTGCGTACCCCGTTTGGCGGCACCAAACAAAGTGGCGTGGGTCGTGAAGGCGGCTGGGAAGCCCTGCGCTTTTTCACCGATCCGCAGAATGTGTGCATCAAGCTATAGCTTGTTTAAAGGCTACTTTCTGCAAATCTGGCCTAAAACGAACGTTTTTAAGCCTGCTCCCTATCCAAAATAAATGCCTAATTTTAAGGCTACGAACTATCAAACAAACCGAATGAGACATACAATGAACCGCTGGTTTATAGCGGCTTCCTGCCTGGTGCTGGGCATGGCCGCCCAGGCCCAGCAGAAACGAGACTTTGATTTAGACGACATTTTTAGGAAAGGCACGTTCCAGGCCCGCTCGGTGTACGGAGTGAACTGGATGCGGAACGGCCAATTCTACTCTTCGCAGGTAGCCGATCAGGCGAACCAGGCCGTGGACATTGTGCAGGTAGACGTAACCACTGGTCAGCCGGTGAGCACTATCATTGAGGGCGAGGCCATCAAAGTGGACGGCAAAACCCTGGAATACGATGATTACAGCTTCAGCACCGATGAGACTAAAATCTTGTTCGAGACGGAGCACGAGCCGATTTACCGCCGCAGCAGCAAAGGCCATTTCTACGTGTATGACCGCGCCAGCAAGAAGCTTCAGAAACTAAGCCAGGGCGGAAAACAGTCATATGCTACCTTCTCACCGGACAACAAGTATGTGGCTTTCGTGCGGGACAACAATCTGTTCTACGTAGACCTGGCCACCATGCAGGAGCGCCAGATCACCAATGACGGCAAGTGGAACTTCATCATCAACGGCGGCACCGACTGGGTGTACGAAGAGGAATTCGGCTTCGCGCAGGCCTTCTTCTGGTCGCCGCAGGGAAACCAGATCGCGTTTTACAAATTTGATGAGAGCCAGGTACCGGAGTACAACATGCAAATGTGGGGCCCGCTGTACCCGCAGGATTACAAATTCAAGTACCCGAAGGCCGGGGAGAAAAACGCCACCGTAGCCATCTACACCTTCGACCTGAATTCCGGCAAAACCACGAAGATGGAAACTGGTACCGAAGCCGATCAGTACATCCCGCGTATTAACTGGACCAACACGCCTAATCTGTTATCCATCCGCCGCATGAACCGTTTGCAGAACACGCTGGAGATTCTGCACGCCAACACGCAGACCGGCCAGAGCAAAGTGGTTCTGAAAGAAACCGACAAAGCCTACATTGACATCACCGATGATTTGACTTACCTGGCCAACGGCAAGCAGTTTGTGCACAGCTCAGAGAAAGATGGTTTCAACCACCTGTACCTGTATGACATGAATGGCAAGCTGGTGCGCCAAATCACGAAGGGTAAGTGGGAAGTAAGCAGTTTCTATGGCGTAGATGAAAAAAATGACCTGGTATACTTCACCTCCACCGAGATTTCGCCGCTGGAGCGCCATTTATACAGCATTGGGCTGAACGGTAAAAACAAGAAAAGCCTCACGCCTGCTCGTGGTACGCACACCATTAACCTGAGCCGTGATTTCAAATACTTCTTGGACTACTACTCCACTATTACTACTCCAACAGTGGTGAGTCTGCACACCTCAGACGGCAAGCAAATCAAGGTACTGGAGAGCAACGAGAACCTGAAGAACACCTTGGCCGCTCACAACATGCCTAAGCCGGAGTTCTTCCAATTCAAGACCTCTGAGAACGTGACGCTGAACGGCTACACCATCAAGCCTACAGACTTTGATGCAAGCAAAAAGTACCCGGTGCTGATGTTCCTGTACGGCGGTCCGGGTAGCCAGGAAGTAGTAAACAGCTGGAGAGGCCGAAACTACTTATGGCACAGCTACCTGGCCAAACAAGGCTACATTATTGCCGTGATTGACAACCGGGGTACCGGCGGACGCGGAGCAGATTTCAAGAAAATGACCTACGGCAACCTAGGCCATTACGAGACCATCGATCAGATTGAAGGCGCGAAACACCTGGGCAGCCTGCCGTACGTAGACAAAAGCCGTATCGGGATTTGGGGCTGGAGCTTTGGGGGCTACATGAGCTCACTGGCCATCACCAAAGGCGCCGATGTGTTCAAAGCCGCTATAGCAGTAGCTCCGGTGATCAACTGGCGTTTCTACGACACCATCTACACTGAGCGTTTCCTGAAACTGCCGCAGGACAACGCCAAAGGCTACGATGAGAACTCCCCTATCACCCACGCGAACAAACTGCGCGGCAAGTACCTGCTCATCCACGGCACCGGCGATGATAACGTGCACTTCCAGAACTCCATTGAGATGACGAATGCGCTGGTAAAAGCCAACATTCCGTTTGAGAGCGCCTACTACCCTAACCGGAACCACGGCATCAGCGGCGGCAACACCAGCATCCACCTGTTCACTAAGATGACTGAGTTCGTGCTGCGTAAT is part of the Rufibacter tibetensis genome and harbors:
- a CDS encoding aldehyde dehydrogenase → MLHLQNYINGTFLAPVSGAYLPNINPATGEVYSQIPDSDERDVQAAVEAAQAAFPAWSAFSAEKRGRFLIKLSELIDQNLERLAKAETTDNGKPLSLSRTVDIPRASSNLYFFGTGVQHFASEAHSMEGVAVNYTVRKPLGVVACISPWNLPLYLFTWKIAPALAAGNCVVAKPSEITPYTAHLLAELCVEAGLPAGVLNIVHGTGPKAGAAMCEHPEVKAISFTGGTQTGKTIARTAAPMFKKLSLELGGKNATVIFADCDFEKTVSTALQAAFANQGQICLCGSRILVERPLYDRFKAAFLERVKNLTVGDPMEEGSRMGALVSEVHLQKVQNYIALAQEEGGTLLTGGERVYMKGRCANGYFLQPTVFEGLPHTCRTNTEEIFGPVVTLMPFDTEEEALTYANYTQYGLAASVWTQDLTRAHRVAHQLQSGIVWVNTWLLRDLRTPFGGTKQSGVGREGGWEALRFFTDPQNVCIKL
- a CDS encoding S9 family peptidase, with translation MRHTMNRWFIAASCLVLGMAAQAQQKRDFDLDDIFRKGTFQARSVYGVNWMRNGQFYSSQVADQANQAVDIVQVDVTTGQPVSTIIEGEAIKVDGKTLEYDDYSFSTDETKILFETEHEPIYRRSSKGHFYVYDRASKKLQKLSQGGKQSYATFSPDNKYVAFVRDNNLFYVDLATMQERQITNDGKWNFIINGGTDWVYEEEFGFAQAFFWSPQGNQIAFYKFDESQVPEYNMQMWGPLYPQDYKFKYPKAGEKNATVAIYTFDLNSGKTTKMETGTEADQYIPRINWTNTPNLLSIRRMNRLQNTLEILHANTQTGQSKVVLKETDKAYIDITDDLTYLANGKQFVHSSEKDGFNHLYLYDMNGKLVRQITKGKWEVSSFYGVDEKNDLVYFTSTEISPLERHLYSIGLNGKNKKSLTPARGTHTINLSRDFKYFLDYYSTITTPTVVSLHTSDGKQIKVLESNENLKNTLAAHNMPKPEFFQFKTSENVTLNGYTIKPTDFDASKKYPVLMFLYGGPGSQEVVNSWRGRNYLWHSYLAKQGYIIAVIDNRGTGGRGADFKKMTYGNLGHYETIDQIEGAKHLGSLPYVDKSRIGIWGWSFGGYMSSLAITKGADVFKAAIAVAPVINWRFYDTIYTERFLKLPQDNAKGYDENSPITHANKLRGKYLLIHGTGDDNVHFQNSIEMTNALVKANIPFESAYYPNRNHGISGGNTSIHLFTKMTEFVLRNL
- a CDS encoding 3-hydroxyanthranilate 3,4-dioxygenase, which gives rise to MALQPAFNFKKWIEEHRHLLKPPVGNQQVYKDNKDFIVMVVGGPNSRKDYHINNGEEFFFQLEGDIVLKVIDNGEFKDIHINEGDIFLLPPNVPHSPRRGPNTVGLVMERYRNESEMDGFQWYCENCNNKLYEEFIPVSDIVGQLPVVMNAFWASDEKRTCSNCGEVMAKPVVAQ
- a CDS encoding SDR family oxidoreductase, translated to MDLNLQHKHAVVCGSTQGIGKAVALELALLGATVTLVARNEERLQETVKELSTEASQQHQYVVADFSRPREVQERLEAYLAKLGQAHILVNNTGGPAGGPALDAALEEFENAFAAHLLSNHVLVQAVVPYMKEAGFGRIINIISTSVKQPIKGLGVSNTIRGAVANWAKTLSFELAPFGITVNNVLPGATLTARHHSLIETRMQKTGLRREEIEKEMLAGIPANRFAEPAEVAAAAAFLASPAAGYINGINVPVDGGRLGNL